The genomic window GATATCATCTTCGATATATTCGCCCGGCTGAATGTCCGGATTTTCGTAACGAGCCGCTTCGAGCGTGATCTCGCGGAATGGGTTCTCTAGGGCTTCGCCGTGGTCGTCTACCACCATCCAACGACGGAATGTTTCGTAGCCGCCAGTTTTACGATCGATGGAAACACGAACGTCGATATCGCCTTCGTATTTTTTCTTGGTTGCAGTAGCCAGAGCGATCTCTAGCGCTTCAAAAATTTTCTCGCGTGGAACGGCCTTTTCATTTGAAACCGCTTCAGCGACTAGCAGAATCTCTTTATTCATCTCGTCTTGCCTCGTTCACCTTGAAACCATCAAAACTTAGCGATTACGTTGCCTTTACGGATATTATCCAGGGCGACAACTAGCTCTTTACCATTCACATTCAGCGAGAGCATTTGCCCTTCAACCTTGGTAATGGCGCCTTTTAAATTACGACTGCCCGCGACAGGCATAGTCAGTTGAACTTTCGCATCTTCACCCACGTAGGCCGCATACTGCTCGGCAGTAAACAACGGTCTATCCACACCAGGTGAAGAAACCTCTAGGGTGTATTCAGTCGGAATAGGGTCTTCAACATCGAGTACAGCACTGACCTGACGGCTGGCATTGGCACAATCTTCGATATTGATACCGTTTTCGCCATCAATAAACACGCGAAGTGTTGAATGCTTACCCGCTTGAACATATTCAATGCCCCAGAGTTGGAAGCCTAATGCTTCCACAGGCACTTTGAGCATTTCTGCCAGTCTGGATTCTAATGTTGCCAAAATTGACCCCCGGAAAAAACAAAAAAGGGCTGAATAGCCCTAGTACAACGCCGTATAGAATATACGACAAATTTAAAAGTCCCAGATAACAAAAAACCCCGTAATCACGAGGTCATTAGTGTCAAGAACCTGTAAACCATAACGAATTCAAACACTATTCGTTACTAGGAGCTGGTTGCGGGGGCCGGATTTGAACCGACGACCTTCGGGTTATGAGCCCGACGAGCTACCATGCTGCTCCACCCCGCGTCAACTGTGTGCAAGTATATTGACTATCGTCTTTTCTTGCAATAACTAAGAGAGATGTTAACTCGTCTATCTTAGTTAATTTGGTGCCGAGAGCGGGACTTGAACCCGCACGTCCGTTAGGACACAGCCACCTCAAGGCTGCGCGTCTACCAATTTCACCACCTCGGCTAAACTCTTACTAGTCAGGAATTTTGGTTTCTGACTTTTCGGTTCCTTGCTCAACAGGTTGTGTCACCTGTTCAGTATCTGAACCTAAATTATTCCATGAATCTTCATTTTTTGCGTGATTTGCACTTAAGTTGCCAATAACCAGACTTAAGGTAAAAAACGCAATGGCCAGAATCGCCGTTGTGCGTGTCAAGAAATTACCTGAACCGCTTGAACCAAATAAGGTACCCGATGCACCGGCGCCAAATGAGGCACCCATGTCAGCTCCTTTACCTTGCTGGATTAAGATCAGGCCAATTAAACCTAATGCTACCAACAAGTAAACAACCACTAAAACTTCATACATATTATGCGCTCATCGCTATGGTACACAGACTTAAAAACTCGCTAGAGTTTAAACTGGCACCGCCAATCAGTCCACCATCAACATCAGGTTGGGCAAATAAATCTGCAGCATTACTCGGTGTTACACTACCACCGTAGAGAATCCTGATATTTTCTCCGATAAACGGAGATACTTCAGAGAGGCGTTTGCGAATAAACGCATGAACTTCCTGTGCCTGCTCTGGTGTAGCGCTTTTACCTGTCCCCACAGCCCATAATGGCTCGTAGGCGATAATGGCGTTATCAAAAGCCATAGTGCCATTCTTCTGGATCACTATGTCCAACTCTTCAGCAATCACCTCAAAGGTACGTCTTGCTTCCCGCGCTGGACCCGACTCACCCACACATAAAATTGGGGTCAGACCGTGCTTTTGTGCAGCGGCGAATTTCTCCGCTACGATATTACTCGTCTCTCCGTACATACGGCGACGTTCTGAATGCCCGATAATCACATATCGACATCCTGAATCTTTGAGCATCTGACCTGAAACTTCACCGGTATAAGCGCCAAAGTCATGTTGACTTAGGTTTTGTGCGCCCATCCTAACAAGTGAACCGTCTAACGCTTCCTTGTTTGCTTCTAGCAGTTGCCTAACGCTCTCTAGATAGATAGAAGGCGGGCATAAAACCACTTCAGCTGAATCATTTTGGAGCTTAGATGCAAATTTCTTGAACAACTCTTGTGCTAATGCCGCACTGCCGTTCATCTTCCAATTGCCAGCTACCATAGGACGTCTGAGTGCCATCACTGTCTCCTCTGAAAGCGGCGTGAATAATAGCGAACCACTTATTAAGTTACAATAGCTAAATTCGAATTTTTTTAGATATCAGGTTGGAATGCTTAATTTTTACACTCCAAAGCTGCTTTCTGTTCATTTGTGCAGCTAACACCTTCATTTTCAATCGGTATCAGCCGCACTCATTACAAAATGGGTAAATACTAGCTTGCCGATTTTACCGCATCCGCGATCAAATTTGCGTGGGCCAATACTGCACTATGATCGTCACCTTCTACCATGACACGGATCAAAGGTTCAGTACCTGACTTGCGTAGCAATACTCGACCACGAGCCCCGAGTTGTGACTCGACTTGAGCTTGGGCCGCTTTGACCTTATCGGACTTCAGGGGATCATGCTCGCCCTCAAAGCGCACATTGACTAGCACTTGCGGTAACATTTCCATAGGTGCTGTCAATTGCTCTAGGGTCGCGTTTTGTCGACGCATGGCCGCTAACACTAAGATCCCAGCGACGATACCATCGCCTGTCGTGCCATGATCTAAATTCAGAATATGTCCTGAATTCTCACCGCCGATACGCCAATCGAGTTCCTTAAGCAATTCCATCACATAACGGTCGCCCACCTTTGAACGGGCAAAGGGAATATCGAGCGCTTGCAGGGCTAAATCTAGCCCAAGGTTAGACATTAAGGTACCGACAACTCCGCCGCGTAATACGCCACGGTTTTTCGCATCACAGGCCAGAATATAGAGGATTTGGTCGCCGTCAATCACCTCCCCTTTGCTGTTGACCATCATAATGCGGTCACCGTCACCATCGAGCGCGATACCTAAATCGGCGCCTTCGGCAAGCACGGTTTCACAAATTTTGCCCATGGACGTCGCGCCGACTTTGTCATTGATGTTCACGCCATTAGGCTTATCACCAATGGCGACCACTTCGGCGCCTAATTCACGAAATACCGCAGGAGCTATATGATAAGTTGCGCCATGGGCACAATCGACCACAATTTTTAAGCCCGTTAGGGTATGCTCTGCCGGGAAATTACCTTTGCAATACTCGATATAACGGCCGCGGGCATCTTCGATACGGGAGACTTTGCCTAACAGATGTGACTCGACACAAACGAGGGGCTTTTCAAGCTCGGCTTCAATTTCTAACTCTAGCTTATCGTCTAACTTACTGCCGTCGTTAGAGAAAAATTTAATGCCATTATCATAATAGGGATTGTGTGATGCACTGATCACAACCCCAGCCTCGGCGCGGAATGTACGCGTCAAATAGGCCACTGCGGGCGTTGGCATAGGTCCCATTAACATCACATTGAGGCCCGCGGCCGAAAGACCCGCTTCTAATGCAGATTCAAACATATAACCTGAGATGCGGGTATCTTTACCGATAATCACCTTCTTGGTGCCACTGCGAGATAACACTCGTCCCGCGGCCCAACCTAATTTCAGTGTCAGCTCAGGCGTCATTTGCCCTGAACCCACCTTGCCACGAATACCATCGGTTCCAAAAAATTTACGTTCAGTCATATCGCCCCATACACTAAATGTGTCCCAGTTAACTGGGATCATAATATTAATTAGATACTTAACAAGAATAGCGTTTAGAGATATGCCTGTGTCGCTTGTAACACTTTAAGCATATCTATTGTTTCAGGGACATCATGTACGCGAATAATATGAGCCCCTTTTTGGGCCGCTATCATAGCGCCAGCCAGGCTCCCCGCCAAACGTTCTGAGGTCGGTCTTCCGAGGAGATTACCTATCATGCTCTTACGGGATAAACCGATCAATATCGGCAATTCAAACTGGGCAAAAGTATCTAACTTTGCCAGCAGTTCATAGTTATGTTCTAAGGTTTTCCCAAAGCCAAAACCGGGGTCTATCAATAAGTGTTCCCGCGGGATGCCCGCATCGAGACAAGCTTGGATCCGCTCGGTAAGAAATTCAGCGACATCGACAATGACATCTTGGTATTCGGGAGCGCTCTGCATACTGCGCGGCTCGCCTTGCATGTGCATTAAACAAATAGGCACATTCAACTGCGCAGCGGTCTCAAGCGCCCCAGGCTCCATCAGGGCACGCACATCATTGATTAAGTGCGCGCCAGCATTAACCGCTTGGCGCATTACTTCAGGTTTGCTGGTATCGACCGAAATCCACACATCATGGTGTTTAGCCACATAGCTCACGAGCGGGATCACTCGGGCTAATTCATCTTCAACACTCACATCAGCCGCACCTGGCCTTGTCGACTCGCCGCCAATATCGATGATTTTGGCGCCTTGGGCGACCATTTCGTCTGCATGCTTACAGGCAAGCTCGAAGGAGGAAAATTTGCCACCATCGGAAAAAGAATCGGGAGTCACATTAAGAATACCCATCACAACGGGGGAAGCTAAAGACAGGCGTTTAGTACCAACAATTAATTCAAACACGCATTTACTCCAGTTGGGGCTGCTTGCTAGCGCATTACCGATTGTCTCCCCACAGCTTGGGGATCTTTAGAATGAAGAAACAGTAACAAATGACAACGCAGTCAATTTTTTAGCAAGGTAAAACAAGAAAACCCCTTTACGGGGTTCTCTTTCTATTACGACAACTTACTTAATGGGGGATTCATCCACATCTTTAAGTTCAGTTTCAACGGGAGCCGCCTTAGCGGTTTCCTCCGTTTTGACTGCAGGTTCACCCTGGCCATTGCCTTTATCGTTTGAACCATTGTCATCGACTTGCCAATCGGCAGGTTGGCGCACTTCACGGCGATTCATTAAATCGTCAATTTGAAGTGAATCAATGGTTTCATACTTCATCAAAGCTTCTTTCATCGAATGCAGAATATCGAGGTTATCCGTCAATATCTGCTTAGCACGGCCATAGTTTTTGTCGATAAAGACTTTCACTTCGGCATCGATAATGGTCGCGGTTTCATCGGACATGGCTTTGGCTTTACCCATGCTGCGCCCTAAGAACACTTCACCGTCTTCTTCGGCATAGAGTAATGGACCCAACTTGTCCGAGAAGCCCCACTGGGTCACCATGTTACGCGCAATAGATGTCGCGTATTTGATGTCCTGTGATGCACCCGTCGACACTTTGTCGCTACCGTAGATAAGCTCTTCCGCTAAACGACCACCGTAGGCAACCGAAATTTGGCTCTCTAACTTACGACGACTCTGGCTCACTGAGTCAGCTTCGGGTAAGAAGAAAGTCACGCCCAGTGCACGGCCGCGAGGAATAATAGTCACCTTGTGCACAGGATCGTGCTCTGGTACTAAACAACCCACAATAGCATGGCCCGCTTCGTGGTATGCGGTCATTTCTTTTTCGGCTTCAGACATCACCATAGAGCGGCGCTCAGCGCCCATCATGATTTTATCTTTTGCACGTTCAAATTCTTCCATGCCTACAACTCGGCGATTTCCACGAGCCGCAAACAGGGCAGCTTCGTTGACTAAGTTAGCCAAGTCAGCGCCCGAGAAACCAGGCGTACCACGGGCAATTACGCTCGCCTTCACATCTTCAGAAAGCGGCACTTTACGCATATGCACTTTTAAAATCTGCTCACGACCGCGAACATCAGGTAAGCCAACAACCACTTGACGGTCAAAACGACCTGGACGCAATAACGCAGAATCGAGCACGTCCGGACGGTTAGTTGCCGCGATAACGATAACGCCTTCATTACCTTCGAAGCCGTCCATCTCAACCAGCATTTGGTTCAGTGTTTGCTCACGTTCATCATGACCGCCACCTAAACCCGCGCCACGTTGACGACCTACCGCATCGATTTCATCGATGAAGATAATACAAGGTGCCGACTTTTTCGCTTGTTCGAACATGTCACGCACACGGGATGCACCGACACCAACAAACATTTCCACGAAATCAGAACCTGAAATAGTGAAGAAAGGCACTTTAGATTCACCCGCAATGGCTTTTGCCAGCAAGGTTTTACCTGTACCAGGAGGCCCCACCATCAGCACGCCCGTTGGAATACGGCCGCCCAACTTTTGGAATTTGGTCGGATCACGTAGGTAATCAACTAGCTCTTTCACTTCTTCTTTTGCTTCGTCACAACCTGCAACATCGGCAAAAGTGGTTTTAATCTGATCTTCGCTCATCAGCTTGGCTTTGCTCTTACCAAAGGACATAGCGCCTTTGCCACCGCCACCTTGCATCTGGCGCATGAAGAAAATCCATACCCCGATAAGCAATAACATAGGGAACCAAGAGATGAAGATTTGAGTTAGGAACCCAGACTCTTCGGCTTCTTGGCCTTTCATAGTGATACCTTTACGGTCAAGATCATTAATCAAATCTTGATCATATAACGGCATGATGGTTGTGAATTTTTCACCCGTTCGCTTAGACCCTTCAATAGTACGCTGATCGCTTTTTACTTCGACCGTAGCGACCTGTCCATCACGAACATTGTCTAGGAAGGTAGAATAATCCATCTTCTGCGATGACGAAGAAGAGGGGGAGTAACCCTGAAACACTGACATCAGCACAACGGCGATGACAACCCAGAGTATTAAATTTTTTGCCATGTCACTCAAATTACTAGACCTCATAAAGTCTTGCGATGATTAACGCTAGGGTACTACAACTTGTACCCTGTCGCCACAAGATAGACTTCACGGGAACGTGCCCGCGAAGAGTCCGGTTTACGTGTTTTTACTACTTTGAACGCCTCTTTAACCGCTTTCATATAGTCGTCAAAGCCCTCCCCCTGAAAGACTTTGACCGCAAAACTGCCATTAGGTGCCAACACTTGATGACACATATCTAACGCCAGCTCCACTAAATACATGGCGCGCGGTTGATCGACACCGTCTGAACCACTCATGTTGGGCGCCATGTCAGACAACACAACATCAACCTTATCTGCACCGACGCGGGTAAGCAATGCTTCGAGGACTTTATCTTCACGAAAATCCCCTTGCAAAAAGTCTACCCCGACGATGGGATCCATAGGCAAAATGTCACAGGCGATGACCTTACCTTTATCTCCGACCAACTTCACCGCCACCTGCGACCAGCCGCCAGGCGCTGCACCTAGGTCGACCACAGTCATACCAGGGCGAATAAGTTGATCCTTTTGCTGAAGTTCTTCAAGCTTAAACGCAGCGCGAGAACGCAATCCCCGTTTCTGTGCTAGTTTGACATAATGATCATCAAAGTGTTCCAGCATCCAGCGGTTGGAACTGGCCGTACGTTTTTTACCTGACATTTAAAATCCGCAACAATTGAGAGTTACACAAGGGCTATATAAGGGTAGAATAGCCGTTTTTCAACAGTAACTCAGCAAAAGTTGGTAGAAATGAACTTAACAACCAAACAAAAACAGCATTTAAAAGGTCTGGCGCACAATTTAAAGCCAGTGGTGCTGCTTGGTGCCAATGGATTGACTGAAGGTGTACTCGCTGAAATTGAAAGCGCACTCGCTTATCATGAATTGATCAAAGTGAAAGTAGCCTCTGCCGACAGAGAGCTAAAAAATGCCATCGTTGATGCCATAGTACGTGAAACTCAATCCGCAAAAGTGCAACTTATTGGTCATATTCTGGTGATTTATCGTCAATCACCCGAAATGAAGATTGCTCTGCCAAAGGCAAAGTAATTTTTCTTGATTTATATCGTGTTAACAAATGGGCCACTCAACTGAGTGGCCCATTTGTTTTTGCTTTACGCTCATCGATTAAGGCGTATCTGAAATCACTTGAACCTTGTAATGCTCAGGCGTTAAACCTAAAAACTCCGGCAGTGAGGTACCCACTGAAATCGATGAGAAAGTGCCGGTTAAAATGCCGATAAACATCGCAATCGAAAATCCCTCCAGCGGCCCACCGCCCATGATCCACAGTGCACCCACAGTCATTAAAGTGGTCCCAGAGGTCACCATAGTGCGGGAAAATGTCGCCACAATCGCTTGGTTATTAATATCTTGAATCGCAAGCTTTGGCTTAGCAATCAATAACTCACGAATGCGGTCAGCAATGATGATCGAGTCATTTAAGGAATAACCTAAAATCGCCAGCACAGCGGCAAGCACGGTTAAATTAAACTCCATTTGCGTCAGCGCGAAAAACGCTAGCACAAAGACTACGTCGTGCACTAGCGCAAACAAAGCGCCCGAGGCGAGTCGCCATTCGAAGCGATAACTTAAATAACCTAATATCGCCAGCATAGCGACTAACAGCGCAAGACCACCCTGCTCCGCCAGTTCTTGACCAATCTGCGGTCCAACGACGCTGCTGTTCAGTACCTGCACCTCAGTGTTAAGGGGTGATAACACCTGCTGAATATCGATATTCCCTTGCTCGGTATCTGTACTCTGCGTATCGGCACTCTTTATATCGGAATAGCGCAGCACCCACCGCCCCGGCTCACTGGCCGAGACCACACTGACCTCCTGTTGATATGCGGCATTTAATAAGGGCTGTAACTCGCTACTGGTGATTCTTCTATCGAGCTGCACTTCGGTCACCACACCACCGGTAAAATCTAAGCCCCAGTTAAAGCCCTTCACGCCGATGATGGTTAATGACGCTATCATCAATAAAATAGAGATAGCACTGGAGACATAACGCCACTGAGTTAAATTACCCATTAAATTGATATTTTTCATACTCATACCCTCACATGACGGCTAGCATCACGGCCGTAAACTAAGTTGATCAAGGCCCTTGAGGCAAAGATACCGGTAAACATGCTGGTCAATAGACCTAGACCTAAAGTCAAGGCAAAGCCTTGGATTGGGCCATTACCGATGGAGTACAGCACGACAGCGGTGATCATAGTGGTGAAGTTAGCGTCGAAAATGGTCGAAAACGCGCTATCAAATCCAGTATCAATCGCTAGAGCAAAACTGCGACCTTCCTTCAACTTGTCCTTTATTCGTTCAAAAATCAGCACGTTAGTATCGACAGCCATACCAACCGTTAGCACTAGACCGGCAATACCGGGTAAGGTCAATACTGCACCAGGGATAAGCGCCAGTAACCCAAACAGGATCACCATATTAGAGATAAGTGCTACGTTCGCCACCCAACCGAGACGACGATACCAAAGCGCCATAAACAGCAAGGTAATGCCCATCCCTAAACCAAGGGCTGCAAAACCGTTTTCAATGTTTTCAGCACCTAAGGTCGGGCCTATGGTGCGCTCCTCAACAATAGTCACGGGCGCCGTCATAGAACCCGCACGCAGTAATAGGGCTAACTGCTGCGCCTCTTGATAGGTGCCAGCACCCGTGATGCGAAAGCGATCACCAAGTTGGGATTGAATCGTCGCTACGCTGATAATTTCTTGAGTTTGCTTGGCCTTACCTTGTTCATCACGGCTGTATTCACTGTAAGACGTCGCCATAGGTTTACCGATATTGGCACGGGAAAACTCAGACATTTTCTGTCCGCCCACATGGTCGAGGTTAATATTCACCTCGGCCATGCCCATCTCACCTAAACTCGCCCTCGCATCGACAATATGATCGCCACCCAGCACAGGCGTGCGGCTCACATAAATAGGCTTGCCCGACTTGTCATTCAGCACCATGGCATTGACAGAGCCAGACTCTTTCACTTCGAAAAAAGCCAAACTCGCCGTAGCACCGATAACGTTTTTAGCGGCGGCGGGATCTTGTACGCCAGGCAATTCAATCCGAATTCGATGATCACCTTGACGCTGCACTAGAGCTTCGGTGATGCCAAGTTCTTCAATTCGGCTACGCATAACCTGCAGGTTTTGCTGCACGGTTAAGTTCCGCAGTTTCGTTTGTTCTTCTTGGCTCAACTTAATCTGTAAACCTGCGCCATCGGCATTAGATAACTGCCAATTGGGATAGGATTGTTTAATCATCTGACGCACGGCGGCACGGGCATCATTATCGGGCAAGGTTAAGTTCAACTGGCTGCTTTGATCCAAATGCACGCTAGCACCGCGGATCTTCTGCTCACGGATAAACTGCCGTAACGAATCGACTAACGCCTCAGCCTGAGCTTGATACACAGGCTCAACATCCACATCGAGTAGAAACTGCACACCACCACGTAAGTCGAGCCCGAGTTTAATCGGCTGGAAACCTAAGTTTTGTAACCAACTTGGCGCCGCACTGGCAAGGGATAAGGTCAATTCTTTTGGCTCTGTCACCATTGAAGAAACCAAGGTTTTAACTAAGGTTTGTTGGCTATCCTCATCGAGGACAATTAAGGTTTCGCCATTCTTTTGGTCGATACGTTTTACCGTCACGCCTTCAGCTTGCAGCTTATCCCGAAGGGCAATTGGGGTGAGTGTTAACCCCGCCTTAGCGCCTACCTGCACAGCGGCATCCTCACCATAAAATGTCGGCAAGGCACTGAATAACATCACTATGATAGTGACGATAAGGACTATATATTTCCAAGTTGAATATTGATTTAACAGCCGTTTATTGGATTTTATTTCCATGGGATTAACTCACTTTTTATCACTTAGCATTTAACTCACATTGCTAAGCGAACATATTGATATCAACCCAAAACCTGTATCGTGCGCCAACGAAGCGAGGCGCAAGTACCACAGCGAATACCGCCGCGATAAAAAGTTTCGGTGAGAACAAAAATGCAATGGCATGCAAGCTCAACGGGAGCAGACTCCGGTCGATGGCACACCTAAAGAGGCGGGTTAAGCGGCTTGTTGGCTAAATCGATATTGAAGATTTGAGACTTTCCACCCGGAAATTCGGGCCGGAGAAGAAACGGCTGAAAGCGTCCAATCGGATGCGATATTGAGCGTGGGCGATTCAAGGATATTAGGCGGGGATTCGGCAGTAAAATCCAGTGCAAGCAAATATTCCGGCTTCACCTCTCGCACATCGTGCTGGGCAAGGCTGAGAAAACGCGGCGAATTTATCGGGGCAAAATTTAACTCGTCCGAATGACTCACATAATCGGAACTAGGGCAAGGTGTAGGCTGAGACTCTGAGTCGGCAATGACAGCATTGGCAGCCGAATTATCGAGATCCCCAGTGTCTATTTGAGCTGTATCTATTTGAACTGTATCGTTCTGAATAGGATGCATCTGAACCGGGCGTAGCTGAACATGCTGGTGAGTGAATTCGCTGCGCTGTGCTGCGGTTTTTGGCGTATAGCTAGCCGAGTGCGCGATCAACATGATCGCCACGCAAACTAACATTAATCCTGTACGCCAATGTTTTACCAAAGCGTGCCCTCTTATAAAACGAAAGATAAACCCATTTATGGTTTGATTTGCAGCTTAAGTAAAAGTGTATCAAGAGACAAATTAATCTTTATCCATCTTGCCCCGAATTTAACTCTACAGTGCAGTCTCCATCTTTGACTAAAAGCCGATATTCAGCCCCTAAGCGCGAACACTCAACACGCATAAAGACTCAATGAGTCTCAGTTAGCGGATAACAAAAAACCGCCCGAGGGCGGTTTTAAAACCATGGCGAGTCACACTCATTACACTCTTAACTAGGCAATTGAAGTTGACTATATAAGCTAGGTAGATAAGCCGATTATAAATACTGTACCGAGATGATTTCGTAGTCGGTTAAGCCGCCAGGCGTGGTGATAGAGACTTCATCACCTTCATTTTTACCCACTAAGCCGCGGGCAATCGGTGAGTTTACCGAAATCAGGTTTTCTTTAATGTTGGCTTCATCGTCACCGACGATACGGTAAGTCACTTCGGCATCGGTATCGAGGTTTAAAATGGTGACTGTGGCGCCAAAAATAATCCGGCCGTTATTCACCATCTTAGTCACGTCGATAATCTGCGCGTTAGATAATTTACCCTCGATATCGCGGATACGTGCTTCACAAATACCTTGTTCCTCGCGGGCTGCGTGGTATTCCGCGTTTTCTTTTAGGTCGCCTAACTCCCTTGCTGAGGCAATCGCTTCAGTAATTTTAGGGCGACGTTCAAACTTGAGAATGTCTAATTCTTTACGCAGCTGCTCTGCACCGACAACGGTCATAGGAACCTTAGTCATAACTTCTTTCGTCTCCTTTAAAACAAAAGCAACCCGTGCCAACGCTAAGGTCAACACAGTCAAATGAGGGTGGAATTGCGCTATTCTAACCTTATACCTAAGCTACCTCAAGATACGAGTTTCAGAGCGCCTAGCGTGCTTCAATTCAAGGCATATCAATGACAGAATCGGTCACCGCCGCCTCAAGAACAATAGATTGATGCAGCTTACCTAACCTGACGCAGAGTTACCAGCAATGAAACCTAAATCCGCTAGTCAGGTAGGGTGATACCTGCTGCGCCGATAAAGAGTCCCAGACCAAGTTAGCTCAATACAAAGACTCACACGCCGAACAGGCTGCAGGCATTTTGCACTTTAAATAAGGGCATTTACGTAAAACTTCCACCTTAAAATTAACTTTTTACCCCCCTCGTTTACAGAATCGCGATCGGCTACAATCCGCCGCCGGCGACTTGCTGGTAATTCCGAAGGAAATATCATCTTGAGTACATCTCTGCTCAAAAAAATGCGCGGCTTACATATAGTGTGGTTAGCGCTAATGCTAAACGCCTGTGTAGCGCCACTATTATTAATGTCACCCCAAGGCCAATTGATGTGGGCGCTGTTAAAACCCCTCGTCGGCTTAAATCCAAATGATGTTGGATTATTTGAGCAACCCTTAATCAAAGATCGCATGCAAGCCTTATTAGGGGATAACTACGACACGACCATGTCATTGCTTAAAACTGCCGACAAAATTCAGCAGGAAGGCCCCTTATTTTATATGGTGTCGACTTACACACCAGTGCCTGAAATGGCTGAAAAAGCTGGATTTGTGTGGAACTCGGATACCAATCAAATGGCAGTGATGTTGCTAACGGGTGGCTCGCCAAAAATTATCTCAGAGCAGTTTACGGATCAGGCCGAGAAACTCGTTCCTA from Shewanella putrefaciens includes these protein-coding regions:
- the rimP gene encoding ribosome maturation factor RimP, translated to MATLESRLAEMLKVPVEALGFQLWGIEYVQAGKHSTLRVFIDGENGINIEDCANASRQVSAVLDVEDPIPTEYTLEVSSPGVDRPLFTAEQYAAYVGEDAKVQLTMPVAGSRNLKGAITKVEGQMLSLNVNGKELVVALDNIRKGNVIAKF
- the secG gene encoding preprotein translocase subunit SecG; protein product: MYEVLVVVYLLVALGLIGLILIQQGKGADMGASFGAGASGTLFGSSGSGNFLTRTTAILAIAFFTLSLVIGNLSANHAKNEDSWNNLGSDTEQVTQPVEQGTEKSETKIPD
- the tpiA gene encoding triose-phosphate isomerase codes for the protein MALRRPMVAGNWKMNGSAALAQELFKKFASKLQNDSAEVVLCPPSIYLESVRQLLEANKEALDGSLVRMGAQNLSQHDFGAYTGEVSGQMLKDSGCRYVIIGHSERRRMYGETSNIVAEKFAAAQKHGLTPILCVGESGPAREARRTFEVIAEELDIVIQKNGTMAFDNAIIAYEPLWAVGTGKSATPEQAQEVHAFIRKRLSEVSPFIGENIRILYGGSVTPSNAADLFAQPDVDGGLIGGASLNSSEFLSLCTIAMSA
- the glmM gene encoding phosphoglucosamine mutase — encoded protein: MTERKFFGTDGIRGKVGSGQMTPELTLKLGWAAGRVLSRSGTKKVIIGKDTRISGYMFESALEAGLSAAGLNVMLMGPMPTPAVAYLTRTFRAEAGVVISASHNPYYDNGIKFFSNDGSKLDDKLELEIEAELEKPLVCVESHLLGKVSRIEDARGRYIEYCKGNFPAEHTLTGLKIVVDCAHGATYHIAPAVFRELGAEVVAIGDKPNGVNINDKVGATSMGKICETVLAEGADLGIALDGDGDRIMMVNSKGEVIDGDQILYILACDAKNRGVLRGGVVGTLMSNLGLDLALQALDIPFARSKVGDRYVMELLKELDWRIGGENSGHILNLDHGTTGDGIVAGILVLAAMRRQNATLEQLTAPMEMLPQVLVNVRFEGEHDPLKSDKVKAAQAQVESQLGARGRVLLRKSGTEPLIRVMVEGDDHSAVLAHANLIADAVKSAS
- the folP gene encoding dihydropteroate synthase translates to MFELIVGTKRLSLASPVVMGILNVTPDSFSDGGKFSSFELACKHADEMVAQGAKIIDIGGESTRPGAADVSVEDELARVIPLVSYVAKHHDVWISVDTSKPEVMRQAVNAGAHLINDVRALMEPGALETAAQLNVPICLMHMQGEPRSMQSAPEYQDVIVDVAEFLTERIQACLDAGIPREHLLIDPGFGFGKTLEHNYELLAKLDTFAQFELPILIGLSRKSMIGNLLGRPTSERLAGSLAGAMIAAQKGAHIIRVHDVPETIDMLKVLQATQAYL
- the ftsH gene encoding ATP-dependent zinc metalloprotease FtsH → MRSSNLSDMAKNLILWVVIAVVLMSVFQGYSPSSSSSQKMDYSTFLDNVRDGQVATVEVKSDQRTIEGSKRTGEKFTTIMPLYDQDLINDLDRKGITMKGQEAEESGFLTQIFISWFPMLLLIGVWIFFMRQMQGGGGKGAMSFGKSKAKLMSEDQIKTTFADVAGCDEAKEEVKELVDYLRDPTKFQKLGGRIPTGVLMVGPPGTGKTLLAKAIAGESKVPFFTISGSDFVEMFVGVGASRVRDMFEQAKKSAPCIIFIDEIDAVGRQRGAGLGGGHDEREQTLNQMLVEMDGFEGNEGVIVIAATNRPDVLDSALLRPGRFDRQVVVGLPDVRGREQILKVHMRKVPLSEDVKASVIARGTPGFSGADLANLVNEAALFAARGNRRVVGMEEFERAKDKIMMGAERRSMVMSEAEKEMTAYHEAGHAIVGCLVPEHDPVHKVTIIPRGRALGVTFFLPEADSVSQSRRKLESQISVAYGGRLAEELIYGSDKVSTGASQDIKYATSIARNMVTQWGFSDKLGPLLYAEEDGEVFLGRSMGKAKAMSDETATIIDAEVKVFIDKNYGRAKQILTDNLDILHSMKEALMKYETIDSLQIDDLMNRREVRQPADWQVDDNGSNDKGNGQGEPAVKTEETAKAAPVETELKDVDESPIK
- the rlmE gene encoding 23S rRNA (uridine(2552)-2'-O)-methyltransferase RlmE; translation: MSGKKRTASSNRWMLEHFDDHYVKLAQKRGLRSRAAFKLEELQQKDQLIRPGMTVVDLGAAPGGWSQVAVKLVGDKGKVIACDILPMDPIVGVDFLQGDFREDKVLEALLTRVGADKVDVVLSDMAPNMSGSDGVDQPRAMYLVELALDMCHQVLAPNGSFAVKVFQGEGFDDYMKAVKEAFKVVKTRKPDSSRARSREVYLVATGYKL
- the yhbY gene encoding ribosome assembly RNA-binding protein YhbY, with translation MNLTTKQKQHLKGLAHNLKPVVLLGANGLTEGVLAEIESALAYHELIKVKVASADRELKNAIVDAIVRETQSAKVQLIGHILVIYRQSPEMKIALPKAK